Genomic window (Desulfonatronovibrio magnus):
ATAATAAGAAGCATAACAGGCGCGGCTTTTTCTGGGGTGAGCGGTTTAAATCCATGATAGTGCAGGAGGGAAGGACTCTGGTGAATATGCTGGCTTATATCGATTTGAACCCCATAAGGGCCGGGATTGTCAAAAAGCCGGAAGACTACCGCTGGTGTTCTCTGGGCTACCATACCCAGACTGGGAATAAGGACGGCCTTCTGTCCATAGATTTTGGCATGAAGGAATGGAATGAATTCAATCCATCAGAGATAGTTCGCAAGTACAGACAGTTTGTATATGAGACTGGAGCTGTTGATGCGGGTAAAGGCAAGGTCATGGATAAAAAGATCGTGAAAAAAGCCAGAAAGAAGAACTATAAGATATCCAGGACTGACCGGTTCAGGTACAAATGTAGGTATTTTACTGACTCCGGAGTGATCGGAGGCAAAGACTTTGTGGGTGAGGTCTTCGATCAGGTTAAGCACTTGCTGGGCTCCAAGGATACAAGGAAATTCACTCCGGTTGGCGGGGTGGAGGGAGTTTATTCTATGAAGAGGCTGGGAACGGGCTGAAAACCATTTCAGGTTTAGCCGGGCCGTTCCGAATGCACCTGCAGCAGGATGGTTGTATTTATTGGAGCTTGCCAAGTTACTTGGGATGTTCTAAATAACTGTTATGAGTACCAAACAGATAAAAATTATCCCCCTGGCCAAGAAAAAGCTTGCACAGAGAGGTGTAGATGAATTTATGGTACTTGAAACAGTCAACAATCCCGAACAGATTGTTAAAGGTCACGGAGGTAGATCTGTAGCCCAAAAACAATATCAGCTTAACAAGTCTGATTATCTTCTCAGAGTAGTTTATGAAGAAGATCACAGCGAGATTGTTGTTATTACAGGCTATTTAACTTCACAAATATCCCGATACTGGGAGGTAAAACAATGAAGATAGAATATGATCCTAAGCATGACCTGATGAATATCGAATTTTTAACCGATGAGCCGATAACCGAATCTATTGAAGTTGGTGGAATAATTATTGATTATGCTCATGATAATAAAATTGTATCCATTGAGATACTTGATGCGTCTGAAAGGACCAAAAAAGACCCACTGAGTCAGTTGGATTTCTCAGTTATCAGAGAAACAGCTGCAGCATAGTGTTTGTCCAGATGCACGGGCTTTAAGTGAGATACTGAATAAAACTGAAACCCAGCAATAAAAAAATTCAGCCAGCAGGGATAACTTGCTGGCTTTTTTTGTACCTATGCACCCAGACAAACCGCTTATAGCCATATTAATGCAGCGGGAGCATAACCGCCTGGTCAACCAGGCAAAATCCCTGGAAAGACTGTTACACCAGGCATATTCTGAAAAACAGTACCCGAGATTACTGGAGATAGCCCGGAAATGGGAAAATCTGCTTACTGACGACCGAGGAAAACATAGAGTAATCCAGGCATTAAAAAACTTTGCCGAAACCTACAAAAGTAGAGGCCAGACCCTGCAGGACGACTACTACGAACTCCTGTTTCAGGCCGGGCTATATAGAAAAAGCCAGTGGTCTACAATCAGAACCTGCCTTGGATCTTTTAATGATTATATGAACAACTTCGGATCTGTCCTGCCTCAGTACAAAAAAGAATTCAAAAAAAGATATGAACCCAGAAAACCACTTAGTGTAGAAGAACAGTCCAGGATACTCCGGGAACAGATTCAGCTAATACCTCACCTTGATGATCCTATGCGCTCCAAAGAGATGCTTGAGCTTGGGCTTATGGATGAGAATGGATTTGTACCTATGGGCAAACCTAAAGCCTTGCAGATTCTAAAGGCCAGAGACAAATTCAAGCAAAGCAGAACCGGCAGGGTTATTGATTTTTTTACCAGGTTGGTTCGGGGTTAATCTGACCTTTCACATATTATTTTCTGAAGAATCAACTTTACGCTGTCTTTTTCATATGCCAGTAGCTGGCCAAGTTTTCTGATGACATATCTTTTCTCAATGGTAGCCAGCTTGCCTAACCTCACATATGACTCTGTAATCAGACCGGCTTTCTGCCAGTCAGCAACTGAATAATCAGCCTCGGATGAATATATCTGCGATGTAATCCTTGCCAGAAGAATGTCTTGATCCTCTCCATCATAAATAACCAGGGCTGGTCTTTTAGACACTCTTGCATAATCTGTATGAGGGAAGCTAACCAGGACAACATCCCCGAAACTATAATCCATCATAAACAGAATCCTTCTCCGAGTATCCCTTCAAAAACTCAGATCTGGCAAATCTGTTCCATGACTGCTCGTCATCTTCAAGAAGAAGCATCACCCTTACCTTTGGTGTATGAGAAAGTTTATCTTTCAAATCATCTGGAATTGACAGATGACCCTCGGGTGAAACTTCAGCGACATATTCATAGGCTTTCATAAGATCCTCTTGGAATAAATTTTAAATTTCTTAGGATTACTATATCGGAAATTATCAGTTGGCAATGATCACAAGCCAGAAGCTTGGATAAACATAGCTCAACTTCCACCCAAAACAGCCATTTCCAATTTAAAGCTTATATCAGCCTTTTTAAGAGCTTTTGTGGGTTTTTGCATACCTGAAGTCATCTTTTGCCTTTGAAAGGCCTGTATGGGGCTTCTGTGGCTTCGGTCTTTATGACCATGGCAAAACGAAAGGGAGAAATAGCAATAAATCATCCGGCAGCTGCTATACACAAAAAAATTGGTAAAAAACTTAAAAATTTTGTCCGGGCTCATCTTGAAAAAATTACAAGTTACAGCTGGACCATAAAAATCTAATAAGCTCCGTCATTGTTTGAACCGTAAGAACACGCCTACCCTATCCATCTCAGTAACAAAAATAATTCCCTCATTCTGAAGAGCATGCTGCATCGCATTAACAGTGCTAAGCCTGGGATCACACTCTTCACTCTCAAACTTATTCACAGCCCTCAAAGAAACACCTGATTTTTCAGATAAATCTTTTTGGGACCACCGAAGGAGCGCCCTGGCGGCTCTGATCTGGGATGGTGCAATCATTCTATACCTCTTGAATTTATATTTTCAGTATATGTATAAGCATTTGCAGTCAATTGAGTCTTAAAAAGTAACTATATAATAATATATAGTGCTGATAAGTACATATATATATATTTTATCATAATATATAGAGAACAATAAAACATAATATGTGCTTGACTGAGAGTTTTAGAATCGCTATTTGACTTAAAAAGGAGGAAAGTATGCCCAAAATCAACCTGACTACAGGCTTTGTCCAAAACCCACCTCTGCCAGACGGTCCTAAAATAGAATACTTCGACACTCATGTTCCAGGATTTATGCTGGAGGTCCGGAGCAACGGTAAAGCTACCTACTACCAAAGATTCAGGGATAAGGCCGGACGCAAGAAACAGTTCCGCATAGGGCCAAGCGACAGTCTTTCATTGGATGAAGCCAGGAGCAAGGCCCGACAGATCAGATCTCAAAATATCATGGGTATTAACCCTGGTGTTGAACTGGATGAATTTAAAAGATCACCACTATTTAAGACCTTTACCAGAGAACAGTACCTGCCTTTCGTCAAAATTCATAAAAAAACCTGGTCAGAGGATCAACGAGTCCTGGAAAGACGGCTGATTCCTCTCTGGGGTCATAAAAAGATGATAGAATTCTGCAGGGAGGACTTTGTGCACTTTCAGTCAATGATGCTTTCCAAAGGGGCTAAACCAGGCACGGTCAACAGAACAATGGCCCTGGTAAAATACATATTCAACCTTGCTGTTCGCTGGGAAATTCTAATGGTGTCTCCAGTCGCGAAGATCAGGAAGTTGGCGGATAATACGATAATTGAAAGATATTTATCAGAAGAAGAAACACTTAGGCTGTTTGAAGAGCTACGGAAATGCAAGAGCAAAGTAATGGCAGACTTAATAGAATTTCTGATCCTGACTGGAGCCAGGCGCGGAGAAGCTGTTCATGCGTTATGGGAAGACATGGATTTTGAAAATAAAATCTGGAAAATCCCTTTGAGCAAATCCGGGAAAACCCGCTATATACCACTGTCTGAGGCTGCTTTGGATGTACTGTACAGAAGAAAAACAAACAACGATGACAATATTTATGTCTTTCCCAGCCCTAAAACCGGCAAGCCGTATATCTGGATTCATGGGACTTGGGACAGAATAAGAATAAAAGCTGGTTTGCCAGATGTTCGCATGCACGACTTAAGACATAACTTTGCAAGCATTCTGATCAACAGTGGCAGAACCTTATATGAAGTCCAAAAACTGCTTGGCCATAACGACTCAAGTACTACCGAAAGATATGCTCATCTTGCCAAGGACACCCTGAGCGAAGCAGCAAACTTAGTAGGAAGAAAAATAAATAAATATGTAAAAAATAAAACGAATAAGTAATTCATATGCTCAATTTCAAGGTGCGTGGTCGGTATATGGACGGTCATTTTTGATATATAAAACATTAATATAACTGAACAAGTCATGAAACATTCCAACCGGACGTGGTCGGTATATGGTCGGTGAAGGTCTGGATGGTCGGTGAAAAAACGGAAAAACTCAATAATTTCAAGAGTGAAACGATTTCAGACTGAGAGTTTCATTTTTGTAAATTATATCTGACTTCATGATGCTACAAAGCATCAAGCTAGCAACACCTGACAACACTTTGCAGCGGGGGCTAATTACATCATGGCAACAAAAAAGCTGGTAACATTACTGGAAATAGCCAAGAAATTACAAATAAACCACAGATCTGTTATCGAATGTAAAAACATTTTTGAAAATCACCTGGCAGGGCTGCATGACGGTCGTCATTTTCGCTACTGGTCTGTATTTATACATTTTTTTGATAAAATTTTTTTTCTCAAGAGCCAAGGATACTCATTTTTGATGCTAAGAGACATATTGGAAGATGCACAAAGCATACCACCCGAAAACCCAGAATTAGCAAGCTTTAAGGAGTGGTTTGATGAAAATGTTGCTAGAAAGTTTTTGATAACAGTTGATAACAGTCGAGAACAGACGACAACAGACGACAACGGACGAGAACGGACGACAACAGACGAGAACGGACGACTACAGATGAGGACGGACCAGGAAGGACGACTACCGAGGATAAAGGAGGATGAAGGACGAGAAGAGATGCTGAAGGAAGAAACATATAAAAAAATTAAAGCATCTGATATTGAAGAGATTAAAGAAGAGCTAAAACAAATTGATAAAAGGATAACAGCGCAGAAAGAATGGATGGAAGTACTGATTAAAGAAATGGTGCCTCAAATAAATGCTGGGCTGACCAGGACTTTTAGTCACAATATGGAACAAATAAATCTGTACAACATTCTAAAAGAAAGACTGACTGAACTGGAAAATGATTTAGGAATATCAAGGGAAAAGATAGAAACCTGTTTGAAGGAATATGAACTTGTCCAAATACAAATACCAGAAGATATAGAAATATTCGCGAAAGATCAGAAATCAAAACAAGACGTGACATTAGAAATATCTATACAAGACATCAAAGATAGTATTGTCAATAATATACCTGACAAAGAATTATTGATAAAATGGATTAATCAAGAAAGATCAAAAGAAGATATTAAAAGCTATGCTCAATTAGCTGAACTGCTCGACGAAAACAACATACCTACCTTACGCGGAAAAAGCTCGTGGAACAGAGCAGTAGTCCGCAATCTGGCTCTTTTAATAAAATAAGAACTCAGCACTGGATTATTAGATATGTATTTACAGCGTTAGCCTCGTTAATTTTGCAGAAATCTCTGTATTTTGAATGTGTAGAATGTGAATATAACTGAATAAAGAAATATTATATTCACAGAAAAACAATTTAAAATACGGAGGAGCGAATGAAATAACACAACAAAAAAATATTGATAACCCAGATTACGTATCTAATTCCTGCCTCTCATTACATATCATTAAATTAATCCAAAAAAATAATCAAAATAATTCAATAATACTAATTCATTTATAAATAATGAAAATGGAGAGGTGCGTCAATTAACGTCTAACTTCGCTACACAGGAGATACTATGCAAATATTGAGCTTGTTCGATGATCCAGGATTAACATCATTGGCAGCGAAGCCAAAAACAGGCAAAACTACGTCGGCTTTGCAGATTGCTGCATCTTTGGCGTCTGGACACAATTATTTCAATGATGAGACCATCAGAACTAAAAGACTGCTGTATATATATTTTGAAGATGGTAAAGACAATATATATAGATTAATAGAAAATAAGTTTAATATTAATTATGATTCGATAAAAAACAACTTAACTATTTTAGATGAATCTGACTTTGAAGTTAGCGAAGCTTTACTAAAGTTTGCTCTTGAAAGTAAAATTAATTTGGAAAAACCAGAGATAATTATCATAGACATGATGAACAACTTTGATTCATTTAGCGAGCGTAGATACCGTCGAGCCAAAAAAGATCTTAAAGTTTATCAAAAAATATGTGAAAAATATAAATGCCACATGATTTTATTATTCCATACAAACAAAAATGTTACAGCAAACAATATAAATGATCCCATTGGGAGCGTCGCCATTGGTGGCACGGTACAAAATAAACTTGGCTATATTCAAGAAGATACATATGGAGATACATTAATATTTGGAAATACAAGATATAATGGACAGGTTGAAGATAGGTTTGAATTTGAAGAAGGATATCTAAAATACATTAAAAACATATACGAAGGATTTACTATCACTAAAACACAAAAAATTATAGCTGACTCATTAATTGATGCAATTG
Coding sequences:
- a CDS encoding transposase is translated as MPRNARFTLPDRPTVYHVISRTALPGFPLGDIEKDKLLDIIRYFSKIYFIDVLGFAIMGNHWHLAVKVYPREFAERNAVKERFSDRYGEDIYFGDKEYEKCSKKWTDLSEYVREIKQSFSRYYNKKHNRRGFFWGERFKSMIVQEGRTLVNMLAYIDLNPIRAGIVKKPEDYRWCSLGYHTQTGNKDGLLSIDFGMKEWNEFNPSEIVRKYRQFVYETGAVDAGKGKVMDKKIVKKARKKNYKISRTDRFRYKCRYFTDSGVIGGKDFVGEVFDQVKHLLGSKDTRKFTPVGGVEGVYSMKRLGTG
- a CDS encoding DUF4258 domain-containing protein; protein product: MSTKQIKIIPLAKKKLAQRGVDEFMVLETVNNPEQIVKGHGGRSVAQKQYQLNKSDYLLRVVYEEDHSEIVVITGYLTSQISRYWEVKQ
- a CDS encoding DUF2283 domain-containing protein, with protein sequence MKIEYDPKHDLMNIEFLTDEPITESIEVGGIIIDYAHDNKIVSIEILDASERTKKDPLSQLDFSVIRETAAA
- a CDS encoding type II toxin-antitoxin system PemK/MazF family toxin, with protein sequence MMDYSFGDVVLVSFPHTDYARVSKRPALVIYDGEDQDILLARITSQIYSSEADYSVADWQKAGLITESYVRLGKLATIEKRYVIRKLGQLLAYEKDSVKLILQKIICERSD
- a CDS encoding helix-turn-helix domain-containing protein, encoding MIAPSQIRAARALLRWSQKDLSEKSGVSLRAVNKFESEECDPRLSTVNAMQHALQNEGIIFVTEMDRVGVFLRFKQ
- a CDS encoding site-specific integrase, translating into MPKINLTTGFVQNPPLPDGPKIEYFDTHVPGFMLEVRSNGKATYYQRFRDKAGRKKQFRIGPSDSLSLDEARSKARQIRSQNIMGINPGVELDEFKRSPLFKTFTREQYLPFVKIHKKTWSEDQRVLERRLIPLWGHKKMIEFCREDFVHFQSMMLSKGAKPGTVNRTMALVKYIFNLAVRWEILMVSPVAKIRKLADNTIIERYLSEEETLRLFEELRKCKSKVMADLIEFLILTGARRGEAVHALWEDMDFENKIWKIPLSKSGKTRYIPLSEAALDVLYRRKTNNDDNIYVFPSPKTGKPYIWIHGTWDRIRIKAGLPDVRMHDLRHNFASILINSGRTLYEVQKLLGHNDSSTTERYAHLAKDTLSEAANLVGRKINKYVKNKTNK
- a CDS encoding AAA family ATPase translates to MQILSLFDDPGLTSLAAKPKTGKTTSALQIAASLASGHNYFNDETIRTKRLLYIYFEDGKDNIYRLIENKFNINYDSIKNNLTILDESDFEVSEALLKFALESKINLEKPEIIIIDMMNNFDSFSERRYRRAKKDLKVYQKICEKYKCHMILLFHTNKNVTANNINDPIGSVAIGGTVQNKLGYIQEDTYGDTLIFGNTRYNGQVEDRFEFEEGYLKYIKNIYEGFTITKTQKIIADSLIDAIVGKTKKEIAKDLKMHQEAIRKQLSRMIKNNVIRQHGKSYLLNRTIQGRIQ